Proteins encoded together in one Pyxidicoccus trucidator window:
- a CDS encoding pirin family protein, which yields MSQQESKQPDAIVRVDPLGMPWRTPDPFLFCVHHDDRYPAGNERMGPAASLAGRELGQDFGGRDGWNMYHGTVVPGFPQHPHRGFETVTIVRNGLLDHSDSLGAAARFGGGDVQWLTAGSGINHSEMFPLLQKDKPNHVELFQIWLNLPRADKLVAPHFSMLWSHVIPRHVARDEAGRTTEVTVVAGRLGDVKAPPPPPKSWAARADADVAIWTLKLEPGARWTLPAAAKGTHRMLYYFQGSGLRVAGRAIPSSHGIELRAEVDVALENGADVAELLLLQGRPIGEPVVQYGPFVMNTRQEIQQAFADYQRTNFGGWPWPNNDPVHPREEGRFARHADGHIEKPS from the coding sequence ATGAGTCAGCAGGAGAGCAAGCAGCCAGACGCCATCGTCCGTGTCGACCCGCTGGGGATGCCCTGGCGGACGCCAGACCCGTTCCTGTTCTGCGTGCACCATGACGACCGGTATCCCGCAGGCAACGAGCGCATGGGGCCGGCCGCCTCGCTGGCGGGGCGCGAGCTGGGCCAGGACTTCGGCGGGCGGGACGGCTGGAACATGTACCACGGCACCGTCGTGCCCGGCTTTCCCCAGCACCCGCACCGTGGCTTCGAGACGGTGACCATCGTCCGCAACGGACTGCTCGACCACTCGGACTCGCTGGGCGCGGCGGCGCGTTTTGGCGGGGGTGACGTGCAGTGGCTCACCGCGGGCAGCGGCATCAACCACTCGGAGATGTTCCCGCTGCTCCAGAAGGACAAGCCGAACCACGTCGAGCTGTTCCAGATCTGGCTGAACCTGCCGCGCGCGGACAAGCTCGTGGCGCCGCACTTCTCCATGCTCTGGAGCCACGTCATCCCCCGGCACGTCGCACGGGACGAGGCGGGACGCACCACCGAAGTCACCGTGGTCGCCGGCCGCCTGGGCGACGTGAAGGCGCCACCGCCGCCGCCGAAGTCCTGGGCCGCGCGCGCCGACGCGGACGTGGCCATCTGGACCCTCAAGCTGGAGCCCGGCGCCCGGTGGACGCTTCCGGCGGCGGCGAAGGGCACCCACCGCATGCTCTACTACTTCCAGGGCTCCGGGCTGCGCGTGGCAGGCCGCGCCATTCCGTCATCCCACGGCATCGAATTGCGCGCCGAGGTGGATGTGGCGCTGGAGAACGGCGCGGACGTGGCCGAATTGCTGCTCCTGCAGGGGCGCCCCATTGGCGAGCCCGTCGTCCAATACGGCCCGTTCGTGATGAACACACGGCAGGAAATCCAGCAGGCCTTCGCCGACTACCAGCGCACGAACTTCGGCGGCTGGCCCTGGCCGAACAACGACCCCGTCCACCCGCGCGAGGAAGGCCGCTTCGCCCGGCACGCGGACGGCCACATCGAAAAGCCGAGCTGA